The following proteins come from a genomic window of Triticum aestivum cultivar Chinese Spring chromosome 6A, IWGSC CS RefSeq v2.1, whole genome shotgun sequence:
- the LOC123127542 gene encoding polyadenylate-binding protein RBP47 isoform X2 has translation MQMAAATTDAPVAAAPHPHPHAHGPQVPHGHGHPHPHHHMPQPRWVVLPYPPPPPPMVAAPPPPTPQYVKHFAPQASVTPPPPSAGSGGNGGDENRTIWVGDLQYWMDENYLHSCFGHSGEVVTIKVIRNRHSGVSEGYGFVEFCSHASAEKALQNFAGHVMPNTDRAFKLNWASYSVGEKRSELASDHSIFVGDLAIDVTDDMLMELFANKYRSVKGAKVIIDANTGRSRGYGFVRFGDDIDRTHAMTEMNGVYCSTRPIRIGPATPRRTSGDSGTSPPTQSDGDSTNRTVYVGGLDPNVSEDELRKAFAKYGDVASVKIPVGKQCGFVQFVNRADAEEALQGLSGSTIGKQAVRLSWGRSPASKQSRGDSGHRRNGMYYGTPFYGGYGYASPVPHANVYAAAYGAYPFYGNQQLVS, from the exons ATGCAGATGGCGGCCGCGACAACCGATGCTCCGGTGGCAGCTGCGCCGCACCCACATCCCCATGCCCATGGCCCACAAGTACCGCACGGTCACGGGCACCCGCACCCTCACCACCACATGCCCCAGCCGCGGTGGGTGGTACTTCcttacccgccgccgccgccgcctatggTGGCCGCGCCGCCCCCTCCCACACCGCAGTATGTGAAGCATTTCGCGCCGCAGGCATCGGTGACGCCGCCTCCGCCATCGGCTGGATCCGGCGGGAACGGAGGTGACGAGAACCGGACGATCTGGGTCGGCGACCTCCAGTACTGGATGGACGAGAACTATCTCCACAGCTGCTTCGGCCACAGCGGCGAG GTGGTGACGATTAAAGTTATCCGCAATAGACATTCCGGAGTTTCTGAGGGTTATGGTTTTGTAGAGTTCTGTTCCCATGCATCAGCAGAGAAAGCACTTCAGAATTTTGCTGGTCATGTAATGCCTAATACTGACCGAGCTTTTAAGTTAAATTGGGCATCATATAGTGTTGGAGAAAAACGCTCTGAACTTGCTTCTGATCACTCAATTTTTGTTGGTGATCTAGCTATTGATGTTACTGATGACATGTTGATGGAACTTTTTGCTAACAAATATCGTTCTGTGAAAGGAGCTAAAGTTATTATTGATGCAAACACGGGCCGTTCTAGGGGCTATGGATTTGTTAGGTTTGGAGATGATATTGATAGAACTCATGCTATGACTGAAATGAATGGTGTGTATTGCTCCACTCGGCCAATTCGCATTGGACCTGCAACTCCTAGAAGAACTTCAG GTGATTCTGGCACCTCTCCACCAACACAATCAGATGGTGACTCGACTAACAGGACA GTATATGTTGGCGGGCTTGACCCCAACGTTAGTGAAGATGAACTAAGGAAAGCATTTGCGAAATATGGTGATGTTGCTTCTGTCAAAATTCCTGTTGGGAAACAATGCGGTTTTGTTCAATTTGTCAACAG AGCTGATGCGGAAGAAGCATTACAAGGGTTGAGTGGATCAACAATCGGGAAGCAGGCAGTTCGTCTTTCTTGGGGCCGCAGTCCAGCAAGCAAACAG TCTAGGGGTGATTCTGGGCATCGGCGGAATGGCATGTACTATGGCACGCCTTTCTACGGTGGATATGGCTACGCGTCGCCAGTTCCTCACGCAAACGTGTATGCTGCGGCTTATGGAGCCTACCCTTTCTACGGTAACCAGCAACTAGTGAGCTGA
- the LOC123127542 gene encoding polyadenylate-binding protein RBP47 isoform X1 → MQMAAATTDAPVAAAPHPHPHAHGPQVPHGHGHPHPHHHMPQPRWVVLPYPPPPPPMVAAPPPPTPQYVKHFAPQASVTPPPPSAGSGGNGGDENRTIWVGDLQYWMDENYLHSCFGHSGEVVTIKVIRNRHSGVSEGYGFVEFCSHASAEKALQNFAGHVMPNTDRAFKLNWASYSVGEKRSELASDHSIFVGDLAIDVTDDMLMELFANKYRSVKGAKVIIDANTGRSRGYGFVRFGDDIDRTHAMTEMNGVYCSTRPIRIGPATPRRTSGDSGTSPPTQSDGDSTNRTVYVGGLDPNVSEDELRKAFAKYGDVASVKIPVGKQCGFVQFVNRADAEEALQGLSGSTIGKQAVRLSWGRSPASKQVWGRRHGQQDGICWILSCLGVILGIGGMACTMARLSTVDMATRRQFLTQTCMLRLMEPTLSTVTSN, encoded by the exons ATGCAGATGGCGGCCGCGACAACCGATGCTCCGGTGGCAGCTGCGCCGCACCCACATCCCCATGCCCATGGCCCACAAGTACCGCACGGTCACGGGCACCCGCACCCTCACCACCACATGCCCCAGCCGCGGTGGGTGGTACTTCcttacccgccgccgccgccgcctatggTGGCCGCGCCGCCCCCTCCCACACCGCAGTATGTGAAGCATTTCGCGCCGCAGGCATCGGTGACGCCGCCTCCGCCATCGGCTGGATCCGGCGGGAACGGAGGTGACGAGAACCGGACGATCTGGGTCGGCGACCTCCAGTACTGGATGGACGAGAACTATCTCCACAGCTGCTTCGGCCACAGCGGCGAG GTGGTGACGATTAAAGTTATCCGCAATAGACATTCCGGAGTTTCTGAGGGTTATGGTTTTGTAGAGTTCTGTTCCCATGCATCAGCAGAGAAAGCACTTCAGAATTTTGCTGGTCATGTAATGCCTAATACTGACCGAGCTTTTAAGTTAAATTGGGCATCATATAGTGTTGGAGAAAAACGCTCTGAACTTGCTTCTGATCACTCAATTTTTGTTGGTGATCTAGCTATTGATGTTACTGATGACATGTTGATGGAACTTTTTGCTAACAAATATCGTTCTGTGAAAGGAGCTAAAGTTATTATTGATGCAAACACGGGCCGTTCTAGGGGCTATGGATTTGTTAGGTTTGGAGATGATATTGATAGAACTCATGCTATGACTGAAATGAATGGTGTGTATTGCTCCACTCGGCCAATTCGCATTGGACCTGCAACTCCTAGAAGAACTTCAG GTGATTCTGGCACCTCTCCACCAACACAATCAGATGGTGACTCGACTAACAGGACA GTATATGTTGGCGGGCTTGACCCCAACGTTAGTGAAGATGAACTAAGGAAAGCATTTGCGAAATATGGTGATGTTGCTTCTGTCAAAATTCCTGTTGGGAAACAATGCGGTTTTGTTCAATTTGTCAACAG AGCTGATGCGGAAGAAGCATTACAAGGGTTGAGTGGATCAACAATCGGGAAGCAGGCAGTTCGTCTTTCTTGGGGCCGCAGTCCAGCAAGCAAACAG GTTTGGGGAAGGAGACATGGACAACAGGATGGTATTTGCTGGATTTTGAGCTG TCTAGGGGTGATTCTGGGCATCGGCGGAATGGCATGTACTATGGCACGCCTTTCTACGGTGGATATGGCTACGCGTCGCCAGTTCCTCACGCAAACGTGTATGCTGCGGCTTATGGAGCCTACCCTTTCTACGGTAACCAGCAACTAG